From Pararhodobacter zhoushanensis, the proteins below share one genomic window:
- a CDS encoding ABC transporter ATP-binding protein, whose protein sequence is MLLDVQNLETWYGPIAAMKGVNLTVAEGRITAVLGANGAGKTTLLNTLAGVVDPFKGKVLFEGGEVQGLDADAVARRGLVLVPEGRQVYPFLSVRDNLMMGAFARRDRDAIARDIERVHQWFPRLKERDAQHAGLLSGGEQQMVAIGRAYLSAPKLLMLDEPSLGLSPMLTQEIFTIIRRIRDETGTAVLVVEQNAAVALKHGDDGYIMELGRIVAADTCAALSQKEDVREAYLGGGGGEGLSGTAQRWKRRKTWR, encoded by the coding sequence ATGCTCTTGGACGTACAAAATCTGGAAACATGGTACGGGCCGATTGCCGCGATGAAGGGCGTCAATCTGACCGTGGCCGAGGGGCGCATCACCGCCGTGCTGGGCGCGAATGGCGCGGGCAAGACAACGTTGCTCAATACGCTGGCCGGGGTGGTCGATCCGTTCAAGGGCAAGGTGCTGTTTGAGGGGGGTGAGGTTCAGGGGCTGGACGCCGACGCCGTCGCCCGGCGCGGGCTGGTACTGGTTCCTGAGGGGCGGCAGGTCTACCCGTTCCTGTCGGTGCGCGACAACCTGATGATGGGCGCTTTCGCCCGCCGCGACCGCGACGCGATTGCCCGCGATATCGAGCGGGTCCATCAGTGGTTTCCGCGCCTGAAAGAGCGTGACGCGCAGCACGCGGGCCTGTTGTCGGGCGGCGAGCAGCAGATGGTGGCGATTGGCCGAGCCTATCTGTCCGCGCCCAAGCTGTTGATGCTGGATGAACCCAGCCTCGGCCTGTCGCCGATGCTGACGCAGGAAATCTTCACCATCATCCGCCGCATCCGGGATGAGACCGGCACCGCCGTGCTGGTGGTCGAACAGAACGCCGCCGTCGCGCTCAAGCATGGCGATGACGGCTATATCATGGAGCTGGGGCGCATCGTCGCCGCCGATACCTGCGCCGCGCTGAGCCAGAAGGAAGACGTGCGCGAGGCCTATCTGGGCGGCGGCGGGGGCGAGGGCCTGTCAGGCACCGCGCAACGCTGGAAGCGGAGGAAGACCTGGAGATGA
- a CDS encoding branched-chain amino acid ABC transporter permease: protein MSSALELFAQLTVNGIAVGAIYALVALGIVLIHKATEVLNFAHGDLLVLSAFSAWALIEGAGLPFWLVLPIVALGIGVVSYGIDAVIVRRIAGQPQFAGVMLTIALAFMLRGLVMMGFGTDSQSYDTPWSGQSTTVLGVTIADLSLVIMGVVFVIAALLWVFFRKTRLGVAMQASSQNQLAAHLNGVRVKRLNSLVWALAGVTAAIAGMFLAPVTLVDTALWLITLKALAAIVLGGFGSLPGAVLGGVLIGLIEQYAGVYLPDGFKDIAAYLVLIAVLILKPNGLLGDAHGRRV from the coding sequence ATGAGCAGCGCGCTGGAACTCTTTGCGCAGCTGACCGTCAACGGCATCGCCGTGGGCGCGATCTATGCGCTGGTTGCCTTGGGGATCGTGCTGATCCACAAGGCAACCGAGGTGCTGAACTTCGCCCATGGCGACCTGCTGGTGCTGTCGGCCTTTTCGGCCTGGGCGCTGATCGAAGGCGCGGGCCTGCCTTTCTGGCTGGTGCTGCCCATCGTCGCGCTGGGCATCGGCGTGGTGTCTTACGGCATCGACGCCGTGATCGTGCGCCGCATCGCCGGGCAGCCGCAATTCGCCGGGGTCATGCTGACCATCGCGCTGGCCTTCATGCTGCGCGGGCTGGTGATGATGGGCTTTGGCACGGATTCGCAAAGCTATGACACGCCGTGGTCGGGGCAATCGACCACGGTGCTGGGCGTCACCATCGCCGACCTGTCGCTGGTGATCATGGGTGTGGTCTTTGTCATCGCCGCGCTGCTGTGGGTGTTCTTTCGCAAGACCCGGCTGGGCGTGGCGATGCAGGCCTCCAGCCAGAACCAGTTGGCCGCGCATCTGAACGGCGTGCGGGTCAAGCGGCTGAATTCGCTGGTCTGGGCGCTGGCCGGGGTGACGGCGGCGATTGCCGGGATGTTTCTGGCTCCGGTCACGCTGGTCGACACCGCGCTGTGGCTGATCACATTGAAGGCGCTGGCGGCAATCGTGCTGGGCGGTTTCGGCAGCCTGCCGGGCGCGGTGCTGGGCGGCGTGCTGATCGGCCTGATCGAGCAATACGCGGGCGTCTATCTGCCCGACGGTTTCAAGGACATCGCGGCCTATCTGGTGCTGATCGCGGTGTTGATCCTCAAGCCCAACGGGCTGTTGGGCGATGCACATGGGCGGAGGGTCTGA
- a CDS encoding branched-chain amino acid ABC transporter permease, with protein sequence MRFDYHTRYRQGFALLRHPSDWLAYGLLAVVLLALPLFASTYLIGELGYVLILCIAAMGLMALTGFTGQVSLGHASFVAIGAYAHAWLLAQGVPFVLALPLAGVISAGAGLVVGIPAIRVSGLYLAMVTLAFSIVVEQVIGLWRGVTGGFMGMLVETPRILGVSVGAPKYFYYVCLFIAVLVLLALANLMRSGIGRAFTGVRDSEAAAYALGIEVKRVKVGAFGLSAGITGLAGALMAHHIGYLTPDAFTLLLSLDLVLMVVIGGMGSLRGAILGAVLISFLPKGVALLKSALPDAMARQSGLEIFVAGLVLALFVLFEPMGLNGRWLKLRALFESFPLYRRDTFRRQKTYMKSERSR encoded by the coding sequence ATGCGGTTCGATTATCATACACGCTATCGGCAGGGCTTTGCGCTGCTGCGGCACCCGTCCGACTGGCTGGCTTACGGGTTGCTGGCCGTGGTTCTGCTGGCGCTGCCGCTGTTTGCGTCGACCTATCTGATCGGTGAGCTGGGCTATGTACTGATCCTGTGCATCGCCGCGATGGGGCTGATGGCGCTGACCGGCTTTACCGGGCAGGTCAGTCTGGGCCATGCCAGCTTTGTCGCCATCGGGGCCTATGCCCATGCGTGGCTGCTGGCGCAGGGGGTGCCGTTTGTGCTGGCGCTGCCGCTGGCCGGGGTGATCTCGGCCGGGGCTGGGCTGGTGGTGGGCATTCCCGCGATCCGGGTGTCGGGCCTGTATCTGGCGATGGTGACGCTGGCGTTTTCCATCGTGGTCGAGCAGGTCATCGGCCTGTGGCGCGGGGTGACCGGCGGGTTCATGGGGATGCTGGTGGAAACGCCGCGTATCCTTGGCGTGTCGGTCGGGGCGCCGAAATACTTCTACTATGTCTGCCTGTTCATCGCCGTTCTGGTGCTGCTGGCACTGGCCAATCTGATGCGCTCAGGCATTGGTCGCGCCTTTACCGGCGTGCGCGATTCCGAGGCAGCGGCCTATGCGCTGGGCATCGAGGTCAAGCGCGTCAAGGTCGGGGCCTTTGGCCTGTCTGCCGGGATCACCGGGCTGGCGGGCGCGCTGATGGCGCATCACATCGGCTACCTCACGCCCGACGCTTTCACCCTGCTGTTGTCGCTGGATCTGGTGCTGATGGTGGTCATCGGCGGCATGGGCAGCCTGCGCGGGGCAATCCTTGGCGCGGTGCTGATCAGCTTCCTGCCCAAGGGCGTCGCGCTGCTGAAATCCGCGCTGCCCGACGCGATGGCGCGGCAATCGGGGCTGGAGATCTTTGTCGCCGGTCTGGTGCTGGCGCTGTTCGTGCTGTTCGAACCGATGGGGCTGAACGGTCGCTGGCTCAAGCTGCGCGCACTGTTTGAAAGCTTTCCGCTCTACCGCCGCGACACCTTCCGCCGTCAGAAAACCTATATGAAATCGGAGCGCAGCCGATGA
- a CDS encoding winged helix-turn-helix transcriptional regulator: MSQQPDLDLIRDALLTSTLSHALKLIGDRWTMQILMGAFMGVKRFDDFQTKLGIPRRTLSERLKAMVQMDLLRPRLYQERPERFAYHLTHKGMAIYEATLMTWDWEQRFGENRIELPTRLVHKTCGHGFMPQMTCEACGEVVTLRDLDLGLKPNPHLPHDPAAPMRTPKVTVNDGAMANLALRMDRWTLMIISALILGCRHFDQIAHVLRISPPLLSRRLTAMIDAGLMTVEPDREDGRRRVYLLTAASRGLFPYIVLLSTWSSEHLFNEQSSIRPRHKACGKAFIPRATCGHCHDRLKAWDVRFETGETA, translated from the coding sequence ATGAGCCAACAGCCCGATCTCGATCTGATCCGCGACGCGCTGTTGACTTCGACGCTGAGCCATGCGCTCAAGCTGATCGGCGACCGCTGGACGATGCAGATCCTGATGGGCGCCTTCATGGGCGTCAAACGCTTCGACGATTTCCAGACCAAGCTGGGCATCCCCCGGCGCACGCTGTCGGAACGGCTGAAAGCCATGGTCCAGATGGATCTGCTGCGCCCGCGTCTGTATCAGGAACGGCCCGAGCGTTTCGCCTATCACCTGACCCACAAGGGCATGGCGATCTACGAGGCGACGTTGATGACCTGGGACTGGGAGCAGCGTTTCGGGGAAAACCGCATCGAGCTGCCGACCCGGCTGGTCCACAAGACCTGCGGCCATGGCTTCATGCCGCAAATGACCTGCGAGGCCTGCGGCGAAGTGGTCACGCTGCGCGATCTGGATCTGGGCCTGAAACCCAACCCGCATCTGCCGCATGACCCGGCAGCGCCGATGCGCACGCCCAAGGTGACGGTGAATGACGGCGCGATGGCCAATCTGGCGCTGCGCATGGACCGCTGGACGCTGATGATCATTTCGGCGCTGATCCTTGGCTGTCGGCACTTCGACCAGATCGCCCACGTGCTGCGCATCAGCCCGCCGCTGCTCAGCCGCCGCCTGACCGCGATGATCGACGCGGGGCTGATGACGGTGGAACCCGACCGCGAGGATGGTCGCCGCCGCGTCTATCTGCTGACCGCCGCCAGCCGGGGGTTGTTCCCCTATATCGTGCTGCTCAGCACGTGGTCGTCCGAGCATCTTTTCAACGAGCAAAGCTCGATCCGTCCGCGCCACAAGGCCTGCGGCAAGGCCTTTATCCCCCGCGCGACCTGCGGCCATTGCCACGACCGGCTCAAGGCCTGGGACGTGCGTTTCGAGACAGGAGAGACCGCATGA
- a CDS encoding ABC transporter substrate-binding protein — protein MSMNRRQMLATSAAALALGGSLRPARAAGVSAGEIVVGTHLDLSGPAAAGMPALRNATELALAQANAQGGIHGRQVRLIVEDNGSQPQLAVRAVQKLIRSDEVFALLNPFGSGTNAATIGAAVEAGTVVFGPWAASAIMHQVAGGSPLLFTTVQNYNTTTERALNWALPEWGSQRVGVIYMEGPFGDLIRAGVTPALAAAGLSVTEEAAYRPGDIDFSSQVARMRAANVDTIIAATITRETVGVMAEIKRLGWDGVKVLTAIPGRSTVVARLGGADTEGLYGVGGWRLHGEDTTDTDAQAFIAAYREAYDAVPDENAANAYSYTNWFLNSLRAAGEDLTTDSFVEGARATAHNDFTTYSEQSFVENHAMPEMVSVDRIENGVWVPQTEPF, from the coding sequence ATGTCTATGAATCGTCGTCAGATGCTTGCCACCAGCGCCGCTGCGCTGGCCTTGGGCGGCAGCCTGCGCCCGGCGCGCGCCGCCGGTGTTTCGGCCGGTGAGATCGTCGTCGGCACCCATCTCGACCTGTCCGGCCCCGCCGCTGCGGGCATGCCCGCGCTGCGCAACGCCACCGAACTGGCGCTGGCGCAGGCCAATGCACAGGGCGGCATCCATGGCCGTCAGGTCCGCCTGATCGTCGAGGATAACGGCAGCCAGCCCCAGCTGGCCGTGCGCGCCGTGCAGAAACTGATCCGCTCGGATGAGGTCTTCGCGCTGCTCAACCCGTTCGGCTCGGGCACCAACGCCGCGACCATCGGCGCGGCGGTCGAGGCGGGCACCGTGGTCTTCGGGCCTTGGGCCGCGTCGGCGATCATGCATCAGGTGGCGGGCGGCTCGCCGCTATTGTTCACCACCGTGCAGAACTACAACACCACGACCGAGCGCGCGCTGAACTGGGCGCTGCCGGAATGGGGCTCGCAGCGCGTCGGCGTGATCTACATGGAGGGTCCGTTCGGTGACCTGATCCGCGCGGGCGTCACCCCGGCGCTGGCCGCCGCAGGGCTGAGCGTGACCGAAGAAGCCGCGTATCGCCCCGGCGACATCGACTTCTCCAGTCAGGTGGCGCGGATGCGCGCGGCCAATGTCGACACGATCATCGCCGCCACGATCACCCGCGAAACGGTCGGTGTCATGGCCGAAATCAAGCGGCTGGGCTGGGACGGCGTCAAGGTTCTGACCGCGATTCCGGGCCGCTCTACCGTGGTGGCGCGTCTGGGCGGGGCGGATACCGAGGGGCTTTACGGCGTCGGCGGCTGGCGTCTGCACGGTGAAGACACCACCGACACCGACGCGCAGGCCTTCATCGCGGCCTACCGTGAGGCCTATGACGCCGTGCCGGACGAGAACGCGGCGAATGCGTATTCCTACACCAACTGGTTCCTGAATTCGCTGCGTGCAGCGGGTGAAGATCTGACCACCGACAGCTTTGTCGAGGGCGCGCGCGCCACGGCGCACAACGACTTCACGACCTACAGCGAGCAAAGCTTCGTCGAGAACCACGCGATGCCCGAAATGGTCTCGGTCGACCGGATCGAAAACGGCGTCTGGGTGCCGCAGACCGAACCGTTCTGA
- a CDS encoding ABC transporter ATP-binding protein — protein sequence MTGPLLELDKVALHFGGLAAISDLSISVNAGEVLAVIGPNGAGKTSMLNLVTRVFEATKGRILFKGQDIARAPRSKIAHLGIARTFQNIELFDAASVLDNLLLGRHRFGAGAWWQQVLRTPGLTRREEDHRAKVETVIEFLDLSAWRNARVASLPYGVRKVVELGRALCSEPEILFLDEPASGLNPEETRDLAFWIDDIRTDLGITVVMIEHDMSLVSAVADRVVCMAQGRVLAQGTSAEVQAHPDVISAYLGT from the coding sequence ATGACCGGACCCTTGCTGGAACTCGACAAGGTGGCGCTGCATTTCGGCGGGTTGGCGGCGATCTCGGATCTGTCGATCAGCGTCAACGCCGGTGAGGTGCTGGCGGTGATCGGGCCGAACGGGGCGGGCAAGACCTCGATGCTCAATCTGGTCACGCGGGTGTTCGAGGCCACCAAAGGCCGCATCCTGTTCAAGGGGCAGGACATTGCCCGCGCGCCGCGCTCGAAGATCGCGCATCTGGGCATTGCGCGGACGTTCCAGAACATCGAGCTGTTCGATGCCGCCAGCGTTCTGGACAACCTGCTGCTGGGCCGTCACCGCTTTGGGGCCGGTGCGTGGTGGCAGCAGGTGCTGCGCACGCCGGGCCTGACGCGGCGTGAAGAAGACCACCGCGCCAAGGTCGAAACGGTGATCGAATTTCTGGATCTGTCGGCATGGCGCAACGCGCGGGTGGCCAGCCTGCCCTACGGCGTGCGCAAGGTGGTCGAACTGGGCCGCGCGCTGTGTTCCGAGCCCGAGATCCTGTTTCTGGACGAGCCCGCCTCGGGCCTGAACCCTGAGGAAACGCGCGATCTGGCCTTCTGGATCGACGATATCCGCACCGATCTGGGCATCACCGTGGTGATGATCGAACACGACATGTCGCTGGTGAGCGCCGTTGCCGACCGCGTGGTCTGCATGGCGCAGGGGCGGGTGCTGGCGCAGGGCACCTCGGCCGAGGTGCAGGCGCATCCCGATGTCATCAGCGCCTATCTGGGGACATGA
- a CDS encoding acetyl-CoA acetyltransferase, with amino-acid sequence MTYILGSSQSDFARAWSREGLDLSDMIRASVLDALEDAQVDAGQIASIHVGNAFGEMQRGQAHLGAMVAQVVPELWGVPAMRHEGACASSSLAVLTAMAEIEAGRYDCVLVVGAEEFKNTKGDVASVNQNAAGWLGREDIDCKFLWPAVFGLAAQEYDRRYGLDRKYLNRIAELNYANARKNPLAQTRGWEFTDLSFTDDDFANPVIEPGTRRQDCGQITDGAASLVLASPAFAAEWSRRTGKRAAKIAGWGHHNAGLRFRDKLERSGAYVFPHVRQTIEDAWKRAGIGGIEAVSGVETHDCFTTTEYIAIDHLGLTAPGQSWQAVEDGTIEHGGRCPVNMSGGLIGCGHPVGATGTRMLRDAARQVLGQAGDLQIEGAQRMQTLNIGGSFGTVVSFVVEAQ; translated from the coding sequence ATGACCTATATCTTAGGCAGTTCGCAAAGCGATTTCGCCCGCGCCTGGTCGCGGGAAGGGCTGGATCTGTCGGACATGATCCGCGCATCCGTTCTGGATGCGCTGGAAGATGCGCAGGTCGATGCCGGCCAGATCGCCAGCATCCATGTCGGCAATGCCTTCGGCGAGATGCAGCGCGGGCAGGCGCATCTGGGCGCCATGGTCGCGCAGGTGGTGCCGGAACTGTGGGGCGTGCCCGCGATGCGGCATGAGGGGGCTTGTGCGTCGTCCTCGCTGGCCGTGCTGACCGCGATGGCCGAGATCGAGGCGGGGCGGTATGACTGCGTGCTGGTGGTCGGGGCCGAGGAATTCAAGAACACCAAGGGCGATGTCGCCTCGGTCAACCAGAACGCCGCGGGCTGGCTGGGGCGTGAGGATATCGACTGCAAATTCCTGTGGCCCGCGGTGTTTGGGCTGGCCGCGCAGGAATATGACCGGCGCTATGGGCTGGATCGCAAATATCTGAACCGCATCGCGGAACTAAATTACGCGAATGCCCGAAAGAACCCGCTGGCGCAGACGCGCGGCTGGGAATTCACCGATCTCAGCTTCACCGATGACGACTTCGCCAATCCGGTGATCGAGCCGGGCACGCGTCGGCAGGATTGCGGGCAGATCACCGATGGCGCGGCCTCGCTGGTGCTGGCCTCGCCTGCCTTCGCTGCCGAGTGGTCGCGCCGCACCGGCAAGCGCGCGGCGAAGATCGCAGGCTGGGGGCATCACAACGCAGGTCTGCGGTTCCGCGACAAGCTGGAACGCAGCGGCGCGTATGTCTTCCCGCATGTGCGCCAGACGATCGAGGATGCGTGGAAACGCGCCGGGATTGGCGGGATCGAGGCGGTCAGCGGGGTTGAGACGCACGATTGTTTCACCACCACCGAATACATCGCCATCGACCATCTGGGCCTGACCGCGCCCGGCCAAAGCTGGCAGGCGGTCGAGGATGGCACCATCGAGCATGGCGGGCGCTGCCCGGTGAACATGTCCGGCGGGTTGATCGGCTGCGGGCATCCGGTCGGTGCGACCGGCACGCGCATGCTGCGCGACGCGGCGCGGCAGGTGCTGGGGCAGGCGGGCGACCTGCAGATCGAAGGCGCGCAGCGGATGCAGACGTTGAATATTGGCGGCTCTTTCGGGACCGTCGTGAGTTTTGTGGTCGAGGCCCAGTAA
- a CDS encoding AMP-dependent synthetase/ligase, which yields MNAMTPLPVSFVGHDTPARVFRARVAEWGDQPALRHKLRGLWQSYSWTEYYARARAFGLALNALGVARGECIAVLAENRPEWLFADLGAQCMGIVGNGVYPTAAPEQLRYILTDSDCRVLVVENQEQLEKALSVRADCPQLLRILVIEREGLRKLDDPAVEFFDDFVKRGEGLAATQAGLFEQAIDASRPQDLAFLVYTSGTTGAPKGAMISNRNVVFQMSKAPEYLDAKPGDKSLSFLPLCHIAERMASVFNAIALGLIVHFPENAGTVSNDIREVAPHVVFAPPRFWEKMHSQIELFLRDAIAPARWVYAHALARGAASVEAQLEGRKPPSQGPVTRLLTRLAFRNIRIFLGLQNCRSALTGAAPVPPDLIRWFLSIGIELREAFGMTETAGFAASTPKGAIRLGWAGTPAGGTEIRIGDAGEILIRGDNVFAGYWRNPEKTAETVTADGWLHTGDCGEISEAGYLAIRDRIKDIIITAGGKNITPTQIESQLKFSPYITDAVVIGEGKRFITALVMIDLEHVARFAQDQAIPYTDFASLTRAPAVVELIRGEIEAVNPRLARVEQIKNFRIIDQLLTAEDEELTPTMKLKRKVIAQKYATLINGMYPS from the coding sequence ATGAACGCGATGACCCCGCTGCCCGTCAGCTTTGTCGGCCATGACACCCCCGCCCGCGTGTTCCGCGCCCGCGTTGCCGAATGGGGCGACCAGCCTGCCCTGCGCCACAAGCTGCGCGGGCTGTGGCAGAGTTACAGCTGGACCGAGTATTACGCCCGCGCCCGCGCCTTCGGGCTAGCGCTGAACGCGCTGGGTGTGGCGCGGGGCGAGTGCATCGCCGTGCTGGCCGAGAACCGCCCGGAATGGCTGTTCGCCGATCTGGGCGCGCAATGCATGGGGATTGTCGGCAACGGCGTCTATCCCACCGCCGCACCGGAACAGCTGCGCTATATCCTGACGGACTCGGACTGCCGGGTGCTGGTGGTGGAAAATCAAGAGCAGCTGGAAAAGGCGCTGTCGGTCCGCGCCGACTGCCCCCAACTGCTGCGCATTCTGGTGATCGAGCGCGAAGGCCTGCGCAAGCTGGATGACCCGGCGGTCGAATTCTTCGACGATTTCGTCAAGCGCGGTGAGGGGTTGGCGGCGACGCAGGCTGGGCTATTCGAGCAGGCGATCGACGCCAGCCGCCCGCAGGATCTGGCGTTTCTGGTCTATACCTCGGGCACCACGGGCGCGCCCAAGGGGGCGATGATCTCGAACCGCAACGTCGTGTTCCAGATGAGCAAGGCACCCGAATATCTGGATGCCAAGCCGGGCGACAAGTCGCTGAGCTTTCTGCCTTTGTGCCATATCGCCGAGCGCATGGCCTCGGTCTTCAACGCGATTGCGCTGGGGCTGATCGTGCATTTCCCGGAAAACGCGGGCACCGTCAGCAATGACATCCGCGAGGTCGCGCCGCATGTCGTCTTCGCCCCGCCGCGCTTTTGGGAAAAGATGCACAGCCAGATCGAGCTGTTCCTGCGCGACGCCATCGCCCCCGCACGCTGGGTCTACGCTCATGCGCTGGCGCGCGGCGCTGCCAGCGTCGAGGCGCAGCTGGAGGGGCGCAAACCGCCGTCGCAGGGGCCGGTCACGCGGCTGCTGACCCGGCTGGCGTTCCGCAACATCCGCATCTTTCTGGGCCTGCAGAACTGCCGCAGCGCGCTGACCGGCGCGGCCCCGGTGCCGCCCGATCTGATCCGCTGGTTCCTGTCCATCGGCATCGAGCTGCGCGAGGCTTTCGGGATGACCGAAACCGCGGGCTTCGCCGCCTCGACCCCCAAGGGCGCGATCCGGCTGGGCTGGGCAGGCACCCCCGCTGGCGGCACCGAGATCCGCATCGGTGACGCGGGCGAAATCCTGATCCGGGGCGACAACGTCTTTGCCGGCTACTGGCGCAACCCGGAAAAAACCGCCGAGACCGTCACAGCCGACGGCTGGCTGCACACCGGCGATTGCGGCGAGATCAGCGAGGCGGGCTATCTGGCGATCCGCGACCGGATCAAGGACATCATCATCACCGCCGGCGGCAAGAACATCACGCCGACGCAGATCGAAAGCCAGCTCAAGTTCAGCCCCTATATCACCGATGCGGTGGTCATCGGTGAGGGCAAGCGCTTTATCACCGCGTTGGTGATGATCGACCTCGAACACGTCGCGCGTTTCGCGCAGGATCAGGCGATCCCCTATACCGATTTCGCCAGCCTGACCCGCGCGCCCGCCGTGGTCGAGCTGATCCGCGGCGAGATCGAGGCGGTGAACCCGCGTCTCGCCCGCGTCGAGCAGATCAAGAATTTCCGCATCATCGACCAGCTTCTCACAGCCGAAGACGAAGAGCTGACCCCGACGATGAAGCTGAAACGCAAAGTCATCGCGCAGAAATACGCGACGCTTATCAACGGCATGTACCCGTCCTGA
- a CDS encoding acetyl-CoA C-acyltransferase produces the protein MKPVDLLAAPLRALADRHGHHPLADAIFGCVTQTAEQGANIGKLGLIAAGYPDAVPGLTINRYCASGITAVGLAALRAQAADGLAIGGGVESMSRVPMASDKGALTHDFDFQKAAGLIPIGISADAVATAEGFSRADCDAFAAESQRRAVAARESGAFASLVPVGEVTADETPRAGTSAEGLAALAPAFAEMGEKYGLDAAIMAHTGLVRIEHVHHAGNSPAMADGASAVLLGTAAAAERAGLKPRARILAVAELSVDRVLALTGSVEAAQAALAKAGLTADDIDLFEVNESFAALALHFARHMDVPLDRLNVNGGAIALGHAMGSTGAALIGTALDALERRGEKRALIAACGAAGLASALIIERIA, from the coding sequence GTGAAGCCGGTGGATCTGCTGGCCGCGCCCTTGCGGGCGCTGGCTGATCGGCACGGGCATCACCCGCTGGCCGATGCGATCTTTGGCTGCGTCACGCAGACCGCCGAGCAGGGGGCCAACATCGGCAAGCTGGGGCTGATCGCGGCGGGCTATCCTGACGCGGTGCCGGGCCTGACCATCAACCGTTATTGCGCCAGCGGGATTACCGCTGTCGGGCTGGCCGCGCTGCGCGCGCAGGCGGCGGACGGGCTGGCGATTGGCGGCGGGGTCGAGAGCATGTCGCGGGTGCCGATGGCCTCGGACAAGGGCGCGCTGACCCATGATTTCGACTTCCAGAAGGCTGCCGGGCTGATCCCGATTGGCATCAGTGCCGATGCTGTGGCGACGGCCGAGGGGTTTTCCCGCGCCGACTGCGACGCCTTCGCGGCGGAAAGCCAGCGCCGGGCGGTGGCGGCGCGTGAGAGCGGGGCCTTTGCCTCGCTGGTGCCGGTTGGCGAGGTGACCGCCGACGAAACCCCGCGCGCCGGAACCAGCGCCGAGGGGCTGGCCGCGCTGGCCCCTGCCTTTGCCGAGATGGGCGAAAAATACGGGCTGGATGCGGCGATCATGGCGCATACCGGGCTGGTCCGGATCGAGCATGTTCACCACGCGGGCAACTCGCCGGCGATGGCCGACGGGGCGTCGGCGGTGCTGCTGGGAACTGCGGCGGCGGCTGAGCGCGCCGGGCTGAAACCCCGCGCGCGCATTCTCGCGGTGGCTGAGTTGTCGGTGGACCGGGTGCTGGCGCTGACCGGCTCGGTCGAGGCCGCGCAGGCGGCACTGGCGAAAGCGGGTCTCACCGCTGACGACATCGATCTTTTTGAGGTCAACGAAAGCTTCGCCGCCCTCGCCCTGCATTTCGCCCGCCATATGGACGTGCCGCTGGACCGGCTCAACGTTAACGGCGGCGCGATTGCGCTGGGGCATGCGATGGGCTCGACCGGGGCCGCGCTGATCGGCACCGCGCTGGACGCGCTGGAACGCCGAGGCGAAAAGCGCGCGCTGATCGCGGCCTGTGGCGCGGCAGGCCTCGCCTCGGCCCTGATCATCGAGCGCATCGCATGA